In Leptospiraceae bacterium, one DNA window encodes the following:
- a CDS encoding NAD(P) transhydrogenase subunit alpha, translating to MEELSKFFLDNLNMIYFVILSIFVGVEVISKVPAVLHTPLMSGANAIHGVVIVGAILVMGSAESDNTFAIVLGFLAVILGTLNVVGGFVVTDRMLEMFKKKSKVKK from the coding sequence ATGGAAGAACTATCAAAATTTTTTTTAGACAATTTGAACATGATTTATTTTGTAATACTGTCTATTTTTGTTGGAGTAGAAGTAATTTCAAAAGTACCCGCAGTACTTCACACTCCTTTAATGAGTGGAGCCAATGCGATTCACGGGGTAGTAATAGTTGGTGCCATTTTAGTCATGGGAAGTGCTGAGAGCGACAATACTTTTGCCATAGTACTCGGTTTTTTAGCAGTGATACTCGGCACTCTAAACGTTGTTGGAGGTTTTGTAGTTACTGATAGAATGCTCGAAATGTTTAAGAAAAAATCCAAGGTAAAGAAATGA
- a CDS encoding Re/Si-specific NAD(P)(+) transhydrogenase subunit alpha, which yields MIFGILKESEDERRVVMLPEEVETLIKSGHSVLVENKASEGCNYPDKKYSDVGAKLVGKKEIFDSAEFVLKINLPTKEETSLLKNGQFFMSILQPVINSTLIQELSEKKVTVFSLDAIPRITRGQSMDVLSSQSTIAGYKAVLLAAGLYPRFFPMLTTAAGTIAPAKMLIIGAGVAGLQAIATARRLGAVVEVFDTRPEVKEQVQSLGGRFVEVEGAADATKAGGYAVEQSEDYKKRQKEAIHKSAIKSDIIITTALIPGKKAPVLITKEMIKEMRPGSVIIDLASVMGGNCELTQDKKTILENGVTIVGDSNLQGTVPIDASKMFGKNILNFLKNMTKDGKIQLNLEDEIVSGTCISHNGQIRHAPTLEALKK from the coding sequence ATGATTTTTGGAATATTAAAAGAATCTGAAGACGAAAGAAGAGTCGTCATGCTCCCCGAAGAAGTTGAGACTCTTATTAAATCTGGTCATTCAGTTCTTGTAGAAAATAAGGCTTCAGAAGGGTGCAATTACCCTGATAAAAAATACTCGGATGTGGGTGCAAAACTTGTCGGGAAAAAAGAAATTTTCGACAGTGCTGAATTTGTATTAAAAATAAATCTGCCGACAAAAGAAGAAACTTCTCTTTTAAAAAATGGGCAGTTTTTTATGTCGATCCTTCAACCAGTAATCAATTCAACACTGATTCAAGAGCTTTCAGAAAAAAAAGTCACTGTATTTAGTTTGGATGCAATTCCTAGAATCACTCGTGGTCAGAGTATGGATGTACTATCTTCTCAAAGTACAATTGCAGGATACAAAGCAGTGCTTTTGGCAGCCGGTCTTTATCCTAGATTTTTTCCGATGCTCACCACAGCTGCCGGAACAATAGCGCCTGCGAAAATGTTGATTATAGGAGCAGGTGTTGCAGGCTTACAAGCAATCGCTACTGCAAGAAGGCTTGGGGCAGTTGTAGAGGTATTTGACACAAGACCTGAAGTGAAAGAGCAAGTTCAAAGTCTTGGAGGAAGATTTGTAGAAGTAGAGGGCGCAGCAGACGCTACTAAAGCCGGTGGTTATGCAGTTGAGCAAAGCGAAGATTATAAAAAACGCCAGAAAGAAGCAATCCACAAATCTGCAATAAAGTCAGATATTATTATTACCACTGCTCTGATACCTGGGAAAAAAGCTCCGGTGCTCATTACAAAAGAAATGATAAAAGAAATGAGACCCGGATCAGTCATAATTGATTTGGCATCTGTGATGGGTGGGAACTGTGAACTCACCCAAGATAAAAAAACAATTCTTGAAAATGGTGTAACCATTGTAGGGGATTCCAATTTGCAAGGTACAGTGCCAATTGATGCAAGTAAAATGTTCGGAAAAAATATTTTGAATTTTTTGAAAAATATGACTAAAGACGGAAAGATTCAATTGAATTTAGAAGATGAAATTGTTTCGGGAACATGTATTTCGCATAACGGTCAAATACGTCATGCGCCAACTCTCGAAGCACTCAAAAAATAA
- a CDS encoding AAA family ATPase → MEKNSLILLRGLPGCGKSTLSRILSENGKYPVFSIDDYFTNPVTKEYSFDYLKNHLAYSDCENKTESALQSKMKKIFVDNTFITEREMVAYFHLASKYDYNIFVVTVENRHNGKNIHDIPDEQLKKMAEKYKVNLIP, encoded by the coding sequence TTGGAGAAAAACTCCTTGATTCTACTTCGTGGACTTCCTGGCTGCGGTAAGTCCACGCTTTCAAGAATATTGAGCGAAAACGGGAAATACCCCGTATTTTCTATTGATGACTATTTTACAAACCCTGTTACAAAAGAGTATTCTTTCGATTATTTGAAAAATCATTTAGCTTATTCAGATTGCGAAAATAAAACTGAATCAGCCCTGCAATCCAAAATGAAAAAAATTTTTGTTGATAACACATTTATAACCGAACGGGAGATGGTGGCTTACTTCCATTTGGCTTCCAAATACGATTACAATATTTTTGTAGTTACGGTAGAAAATAGACACAATGGAAAAAATATTCACGACATACCTGATGAGCAATTAAAGAAGATGGCTGAAAAATATAAAGTCAACTTGATTCCTTAA
- a CDS encoding vitamin B12-dependent ribonucleotide reductase translates to MKFNKHFTKNSNSLYPGIEWTTKNSKIGNADGSTVFEAKDIVVPSFWSQVATDILAQKYFRRRGIPKYLKRIEEKGIPEWLQRSVPDEEKLANLNPEDRTIGENDSRQVFHRLAGCWTYWGYKYGYFSNEESARIFYEETIYTLASQMAAPNSPQWFNTGLHWAYGIDGKSQGHYYVDPKSGKLTKSNSSYEHPQPHACFIQSVDDDLVNEGGIMDLWVREARLFKYGSGTGTNFSNLRGENEPLSGGGKSSGLMSFLKIGDRAAGAIKSGGTTRRAAKMVCLDLDHPDIEEFIEWKVKEEKKVASLVTGSIHNNRALNKVMKSCFDFTPKENEKERFLPNKNPILREAIREARSVFVPDNYIKRVIDLAEQGFTEILFEELTTDWQSDAYNTVSGQNSNNSIRVTNEFMDAVEKDTSWNLYNRTELEKSKKEKREPKPIKVLRARELWDRISYAAWSSADPGTQYHTTINEWHTCPEDGEIKASNPCSEYMFLDNTACNLASANLQKFINFESYQFDVESFRYLCRIWTLILEISVTMAQFPSKEIAELSYKFRTLGLGYANLGSVLMVLGVPYDSKEAMGITGAITSIMHMTAYSTSAEIASKLGTFSGYEKNKSQMLKVIRNHRRAAYNASAEEYEGLTIVPVGIDSSNCPGYLLQAAKEDSDKALELGEKYGFRNAQVTVIAPTGTIGLVMDCDTTGIEPDYALVKYKKLAGGGYFKIINQSVPPALKKLGYSQSEIEAIVNYCKGYATLNGAPFINTQSLKEKGFTNEVLGKIEKELPLVFDLNFAFNKFLLGEEFLTKTLKVPLEEMNSLSFNLLEFIGFTKEEIRQANDYVCGTMTVENAPFLKEKDYPVFDCANKCGRYGKRYLSYESHIKIMAAAQPFISGAISKTINLPENATIDHVKDAYNLSWKLMIKANALYRDGSKLSQPLNSVLEILNFEDSEIPKSEEKKEEAVKVTEKIIYRYLSQRRKLPTRRAGYTQKAMVGGHKVYLRTGEYEDGQLGEIFIDMHKEGAAFRSLMNAFAISISLGLQHGVPLEEFVEAFTFFKFEPNGIVSGNQHIKMGTSVIDYIFRELAITYLGRYDLAQVSPEDLRGDEIGRSKPQTVGTDSSLQSTVITKEINESTVTPTSVKTFTPTPLSVTEVIARAEVLTAKVAVSSESSSKEEARIKGYTGDSCLECGSFQMVRNGSCLKCISCGSTTGCS, encoded by the coding sequence ATGAAATTTAACAAACATTTTACTAAAAACTCTAATTCTTTATATCCGGGGATAGAATGGACTACTAAAAATTCAAAAATAGGAAATGCAGACGGATCTACAGTGTTTGAAGCCAAAGACATTGTAGTTCCATCCTTTTGGTCGCAGGTGGCTACCGATATTTTAGCCCAAAAATATTTTCGCAGGCGAGGAATTCCCAAGTATTTAAAGCGTATAGAGGAGAAAGGAATCCCTGAATGGCTGCAAAGGTCTGTCCCTGATGAAGAAAAGTTGGCTAACCTAAACCCGGAAGACAGGACTATTGGTGAAAATGACTCAAGACAGGTGTTTCACAGGCTTGCCGGTTGTTGGACCTATTGGGGGTATAAGTACGGGTATTTTTCCAATGAAGAGAGTGCACGTATTTTTTACGAAGAAACTATTTATACTCTTGCAAGCCAGATGGCCGCTCCAAATTCTCCACAGTGGTTCAACACTGGTCTTCACTGGGCTTATGGAATCGACGGCAAATCTCAAGGGCACTACTACGTAGATCCTAAATCAGGTAAACTAACCAAGTCTAACTCTTCTTATGAGCACCCTCAACCACACGCTTGTTTTATTCAAAGCGTTGACGACGACCTCGTAAACGAGGGTGGGATAATGGACTTATGGGTGAGAGAAGCAAGACTCTTCAAATATGGCTCCGGGACAGGAACTAATTTTTCCAATTTAAGGGGAGAAAATGAGCCTCTATCCGGTGGGGGAAAAAGCTCTGGTCTTATGAGTTTTTTAAAAATTGGGGACAGAGCGGCAGGTGCAATTAAATCCGGTGGAACTACAAGAAGGGCAGCCAAAATGGTTTGTTTAGATTTGGACCACCCGGACATCGAAGAATTTATAGAATGGAAAGTAAAAGAAGAAAAAAAAGTAGCATCACTCGTAACAGGCTCTATCCACAACAATCGAGCCTTAAACAAGGTGATGAAATCTTGCTTTGATTTTACTCCAAAAGAAAACGAAAAAGAAAGATTTCTACCAAATAAAAACCCGATTTTACGAGAAGCGATTCGAGAAGCAAGGTCTGTATTTGTACCAGATAACTACATTAAAAGGGTGATTGATCTTGCAGAGCAAGGTTTTACAGAAATACTTTTTGAAGAATTGACGACCGACTGGCAGTCAGATGCTTACAACACTGTATCCGGTCAGAATAGCAACAATTCTATTCGAGTTACAAATGAATTTATGGATGCAGTAGAAAAAGACACTTCTTGGAATTTATACAATAGAACTGAATTAGAAAAATCTAAAAAAGAGAAAAGAGAGCCTAAGCCTATTAAAGTGCTTAGGGCAAGAGAGCTTTGGGATAGAATTTCTTATGCAGCTTGGTCGAGTGCAGACCCCGGCACACAATACCACACAACAATTAACGAATGGCACACTTGCCCGGAAGATGGGGAAATAAAAGCCTCTAATCCTTGCTCGGAATATATGTTCTTGGACAATACTGCATGCAACTTAGCTTCTGCCAACCTACAGAAATTTATCAATTTTGAAAGCTACCAATTCGATGTAGAGTCATTTAGATACTTGTGCAGAATCTGGACTTTGATTTTAGAAATATCTGTCACTATGGCTCAGTTTCCATCCAAAGAAATTGCAGAGCTTTCCTATAAATTTAGAACACTAGGACTTGGTTACGCAAACCTCGGATCAGTCCTAATGGTTCTTGGAGTACCTTACGACTCTAAAGAGGCTATGGGAATTACAGGTGCGATCACGAGTATAATGCACATGACTGCCTACTCCACCTCTGCCGAAATAGCATCCAAGCTCGGGACTTTTAGCGGATACGAAAAAAATAAATCTCAGATGTTAAAAGTAATCCGAAACCACAGAAGAGCAGCGTATAACGCATCCGCAGAAGAATACGAAGGATTGACTATTGTTCCTGTTGGAATTGATTCGTCTAATTGCCCCGGTTACTTGCTACAGGCAGCAAAAGAAGATTCTGACAAGGCACTCGAACTCGGTGAAAAATACGGATTTAGAAATGCCCAAGTCACAGTAATTGCACCCACAGGCACAATCGGTCTTGTAATGGACTGCGATACTACCGGGATTGAGCCTGATTACGCATTAGTGAAGTACAAAAAATTGGCTGGAGGAGGATATTTTAAAATTATCAATCAATCCGTCCCACCCGCTTTAAAAAAATTGGGTTATTCTCAATCAGAAATAGAAGCGATTGTAAACTACTGCAAGGGCTACGCTACTCTAAACGGAGCACCTTTCATAAATACTCAGAGCTTAAAAGAAAAAGGTTTCACAAACGAGGTATTAGGAAAAATAGAAAAAGAATTGCCTCTTGTGTTTGATCTGAATTTTGCATTCAATAAATTTTTACTTGGTGAAGAATTTTTAACAAAAACTCTGAAAGTTCCTTTAGAAGAAATGAATTCTTTAAGTTTCAACTTATTGGAATTTATAGGATTTACCAAAGAAGAAATACGTCAGGCGAATGACTATGTTTGCGGCACTATGACTGTAGAGAATGCACCTTTCTTAAAAGAAAAAGATTACCCTGTTTTTGATTGTGCAAACAAATGCGGAAGATATGGAAAAAGATACCTCTCTTATGAATCCCATATAAAAATTATGGCAGCAGCCCAACCATTCATCAGTGGAGCGATTTCTAAAACGATCAATCTTCCAGAAAACGCCACCATAGACCACGTAAAAGATGCGTATAATTTAAGCTGGAAATTGATGATCAAAGCAAATGCACTCTATAGAGACGGATCCAAACTTTCTCAACCTTTAAATTCTGTATTGGAAATTTTAAACTTTGAAGATTCTGAAATTCCAAAGTCGGAAGAGAAAAAAGAAGAAGCTGTAAAAGTAACCGAAAAAATTATTTATCGGTACTTATCTCAAAGAAGAAAACTTCCTACAAGAAGGGCAGGCTACACACAAAAAGCAATGGTCGGAGGACACAAGGTTTACCTAAGAACAGGTGAATACGAAGACGGCCAGCTCGGAGAAATTTTTATAGACATGCACAAAGAAGGTGCAGCGTTTAGAAGCCTAATGAACGCATTTGCAATTTCCATTTCGCTTGGACTGCAACACGGGGTTCCTTTAGAAGAATTTGTAGAAGCATTCACTTTCTTTAAATTTGAGCCTAATGGGATTGTTTCTGGAAATCAACATATAAAGATGGGCACATCTGTGATAGATTATATTTTCAGAGAGCTTGCAATTACCTATCTCGGAAGATACGACCTTGCACAAGTCTCTCCAGAAGATCTGCGAGGAGATGAAATAGGAAGAAGTAAGCCCCAAACAGTGGGCACAGACTCTTCTCTGCAATCTACCGTAATCACAAAAGAAATTAATGAAAGTACGGTCACGCCGACTTCCGTGAAAACATTTACTCCAACTCCACTTTCTGTAACTGAGGTAATCGCAAGAGCAGAGGTTCTTACTGCAAAAGTTGCGGTATCTTCAGAATCATCTTCAAAAGAAGAGGCAAGAATCAAGGGCTACACCGGAGACTCTTGCTTGGAGTGCGGATCTTTTCAAATGGTTAGAAATGGCTCTTGTTTGAAATGTATTTCTTGCGGATCTACAACCGGCTGTAGTTAA
- a CDS encoding decaprenyl-phosphate phosphoribosyltransferase: MVFQYLKLMRIHQWIKNSILFAGLIFGKKLSDSSAILSSVLAFLIFSLVASCQYVINDYIDRHEDSLHPEKKHRPLASGKLDPGFALIITWIILPLCLVFAYKLDPIFFFILLFYFVFNLAYSKYLKHIVILDVMSISIGFVLRAIAGAIVVKVSFSSWLILCTFMLSLFWGFSKRRGELTFLEDNAKSHRKILEEYSTNFLDLMMGIVASLTLMSYVMYTLSPSTVANLGTDKLVYTIPVVVYAIFRSLYIIYIKNMGHNPSKAILTDASVLVSGLVWFIMVTVFMYSNIDFNFHLHQ; this comes from the coding sequence ATGGTATTTCAATATTTAAAATTAATGAGGATCCACCAGTGGATAAAGAATTCGATTCTTTTTGCAGGTTTGATTTTTGGAAAAAAACTATCTGATTCATCTGCTATACTGAGTAGTGTATTGGCTTTTTTAATTTTTTCACTTGTTGCAAGCTGTCAATATGTGATAAACGACTATATTGACAGACATGAAGACTCTCTTCACCCCGAAAAAAAGCACAGACCGCTCGCTTCGGGGAAATTGGATCCGGGCTTTGCACTAATCATTACTTGGATTATTTTACCCTTATGTTTGGTGTTTGCTTACAAATTAGACCCGATTTTCTTTTTCATACTTTTATTCTATTTTGTATTTAATTTAGCCTACAGTAAATATTTGAAGCATATAGTTATATTGGACGTAATGAGTATTAGCATAGGATTTGTGCTTAGAGCGATAGCCGGTGCAATTGTAGTCAAGGTAAGCTTTTCTTCTTGGCTCATACTTTGTACTTTTATGCTCTCCCTATTTTGGGGTTTTAGCAAAAGAAGAGGGGAATTGACTTTTCTTGAAGATAACGCTAAATCTCACAGAAAAATTTTAGAAGAATATTCTACGAATTTTTTGGATCTTATGATGGGAATTGTCGCATCACTTACTTTAATGAGCTATGTAATGTACACCTTGAGTCCATCTACTGTCGCAAATCTCGGAACAGATAAGTTAGTCTATACAATCCCTGTAGTAGTGTATGCAATATTTAGAAGTTTGTATATAATATACATAAAAAATATGGGACACAATCCGAGTAAGGCTATATTAACTGATGCAAGTGTACTCGTTTCCGGGCTTGTCTGGTTTATTATGGTTACTGTATTTATGTATTCAAATATAGATTTTAACTTTCACTTGCACCAATGA
- a CDS encoding TlpA family protein disulfide reductase has protein sequence MKKEKIFKIFGYLIVFLTISIVISFFRGGGKPNLEILGKLSENSILQNDNSLKQVKVWYFWATWCGVCKLNQPFIKSNYSFFKDKIYFLSIEEGESKENLEAYIQKNNIDFPVFQGSPEILKSFEIKGFPTTLFLDKNNQIVFSDSGILNPVSFYLRIIWIQLSSFFR, from the coding sequence ATGAAAAAAGAAAAAATCTTTAAAATTTTTGGCTATCTAATTGTATTTTTAACTATTTCTATTGTAATTTCTTTTTTTCGGGGAGGAGGAAAACCGAATCTAGAAATCTTGGGTAAGCTAAGCGAAAATTCTATTTTACAAAATGACAATTCTCTAAAACAAGTGAAGGTTTGGTATTTTTGGGCTACATGGTGTGGGGTGTGCAAGCTAAACCAGCCTTTTATAAAATCAAATTATTCTTTTTTTAAAGATAAGATTTATTTTTTATCTATAGAAGAAGGTGAGTCTAAAGAAAATTTAGAAGCCTACATTCAAAAGAATAATATTGATTTTCCCGTGTTTCAAGGTTCCCCCGAAATACTGAAAAGTTTTGAAATAAAAGGTTTTCCGACCACTCTGTTTTTAGACAAAAATAACCAGATTGTGTTTTCTGATTCTGGAATTTTAAATCCGGTGAGTTTTTATTTGAGAATTATTTGGATACAATTATCTTCATTTTTCCGATAA
- a CDS encoding DUF1564 family protein — MNPEKYVETQSSLLVPAKYMDEFNRRTTGFSRRKYLHALLNRYRNVILWGTFEKMDRVKKAYQEVGQNLQKKNFTPNNDDWIELGILADWLGTTKTALFTLLLVLDLAEWDIILPSRFFENGVPTPVTMIAGGSYLSKRKTTRYNRLKRHKPDE; from the coding sequence ATGAACCCAGAAAAATATGTAGAAACACAATCGAGCTTGCTTGTTCCGGCAAAATACATGGACGAGTTCAATAGAAGAACAACGGGTTTTTCGAGACGAAAATATTTGCACGCATTGCTGAACAGATACAGAAATGTGATTCTTTGGGGTACTTTTGAGAAAATGGATAGAGTAAAGAAAGCGTATCAAGAAGTCGGGCAAAATTTGCAGAAGAAGAATTTTACCCCGAATAACGATGACTGGATTGAATTGGGGATTCTTGCAGACTGGCTTGGCACCACTAAGACCGCTCTTTTTACTCTTCTGTTAGTGCTTGACCTTGCTGAATGGGACATAATTCTCCCCAGCAGGTTCTTCGAGAATGGAGTTCCCACCCCGGTAACCATGATTGCGGGGGGTTCTTACCTCTCCAAGAGAAAAACAACTCGCTACAATAGACTAAAACGACACAAACCCGACGAATAG
- a CDS encoding DUF1577 domain-containing protein yields the protein MDISERKKRESELVSETAKKKHIISKFLIKAEMNIKGANSNSTAIIKELSADSSKIHVWISENRDLKEGEKIILFKVLARYISLQCTVLAQKPQSHYIMQIDSITIAKKDREDKRIQPPANTVWVTNIRTSKTNIDASLYNIPTFVKVNFADYETKLKASCDIVKVDVFSGVDEKLNLVRRSGKTIFIENTSDKDSYKALNDDFIDYAEELDDEISQVINDYKAKKIVSEMIVPVIYVNHDQVAIPIGYIQMQSKSTPFDLGKVMEIKTLTFEMVDRIRESNTSINTEKFPVTDLSSGGLKVKIDNKELINELPKHAGFTFDIFFKMQSPLTTFGLIRSVSKDIDGNIYLGIALMGNSARQGEKKRFLDNLNALKNTIRKPGS from the coding sequence TTGGATATATCTGAAAGGAAAAAAAGAGAATCTGAGTTAGTTTCAGAAACTGCCAAAAAAAAGCATATCATTTCCAAATTTTTAATAAAGGCAGAAATGAATATAAAAGGCGCAAATAGCAACTCTACAGCTATTATAAAAGAGCTTTCGGCTGACTCATCAAAAATCCATGTTTGGATAAGCGAAAATCGCGACCTAAAAGAAGGTGAAAAAATCATTCTTTTCAAAGTTCTAGCAAGGTACATTAGCCTTCAATGCACTGTTTTAGCTCAAAAGCCCCAAAGCCACTATATTATGCAGATAGACTCAATTACTATTGCAAAAAAAGATAGAGAAGATAAAAGAATACAACCTCCAGCAAATACAGTCTGGGTGACTAATATTCGTACAAGTAAAACAAATATCGATGCAAGCCTTTACAATATCCCAACATTCGTAAAAGTTAATTTTGCAGATTATGAAACAAAATTGAAAGCGAGTTGCGATATCGTAAAAGTAGATGTATTTTCGGGGGTGGACGAAAAGCTAAACTTAGTCCGAAGATCAGGCAAAACTATCTTTATCGAAAATACATCAGATAAGGATTCTTATAAAGCTCTGAATGATGATTTTATAGATTACGCTGAAGAGCTGGACGATGAAATTTCACAAGTTATCAATGACTACAAAGCTAAGAAAATCGTATCTGAAATGATCGTTCCTGTCATTTATGTAAACCATGACCAAGTTGCAATTCCAATTGGATACATTCAGATGCAAAGTAAAAGTACTCCATTTGATTTGGGGAAGGTTATGGAAATCAAAACTCTCACTTTTGAGATGGTTGATAGAATTAGAGAATCAAACACCTCTATCAATACAGAAAAATTCCCGGTCACAGACCTATCTTCCGGTGGACTTAAAGTAAAAATTGACAACAAAGAATTAATAAACGAGTTACCTAAACACGCCGGGTTCACATTTGATATATTTTTTAAAATGCAGTCTCCTTTGACTACATTCGGTCTAATCCGGTCTGTTTCAAAAGATATAGACGGGAATATATACCTTGGGATAGCCCTCATGGGAAACTCAGCAAGACAGGGAGAGAAAAAAAGATTCTTGGATAACCTGAATGCCCTAAAAAATACGATTAGAAAGCCCGGCTCTTGA
- the guaB gene encoding IMP dehydrogenase has protein sequence MSKKEIYDKSILDGLSGEQLFNHQIGLTYRDFLVLPGFIDFNPSDVDLETKLTKNITIKRPLISSPMDTVTESSMAIALALQGGIGIVHYNNTVESQVGHVQKVKRYENGFITDPQVLGPNNTIQDLDEIKEKYGFSSIPITEDGTSNSKLIGIVTNRDVDFENDRTIMLGKVMTTNLITGPVGLSLREANEKLKITKIGKLPLTDKQGRIVSLVTRSDLKKNKEFPDSSKDQNKRLRVGAAISTLPESRERAAALAEAGVDVIVIDSAQGNSEYQIEMIRFLKNSFKELEIIGGNVVTKSQCKSLIDAGADGLRVGMGPGSICITQDTMAVGRAQATAVYMTASYASRFGVPVIADGGISNIGDIANALAIGASTCMMGSMFAGTNEAPGEYFYENGVRLKKYRGMASLEAMQAGGEKRYYSESPKIKVAQGVSGAVADKGSVINFVPYLVQGLKLSLQDMGYRNISDLHNALKDGSLRFERRSESAQMQGSVHGLYSYVNPVMRVE, from the coding sequence ATGTCAAAAAAAGAAATATATGACAAGTCTATTTTAGACGGACTTTCAGGCGAGCAGCTTTTTAATCATCAGATTGGGCTGACTTATAGGGATTTTTTGGTTCTTCCGGGGTTTATTGATTTTAACCCGTCGGATGTAGATTTAGAAACAAAATTAACCAAAAATATTACGATTAAGAGACCTTTGATCAGCTCTCCTATGGACACAGTAACAGAATCTTCGATGGCGATTGCTTTAGCCTTACAAGGGGGAATTGGAATTGTTCACTACAACAATACGGTTGAATCCCAAGTTGGGCATGTCCAGAAGGTGAAGAGATATGAAAATGGGTTTATCACTGACCCTCAGGTGCTTGGCCCTAATAATACGATTCAGGACTTAGATGAGATCAAGGAAAAGTATGGGTTTTCCAGTATTCCTATTACAGAGGATGGGACATCAAATTCTAAACTAATTGGAATTGTTACAAACAGGGACGTAGATTTTGAGAATGATCGTACAATCATGTTAGGCAAAGTGATGACTACGAATCTGATTACGGGCCCTGTTGGGTTGTCTTTGAGAGAAGCAAATGAAAAATTAAAGATCACAAAAATCGGAAAGTTACCTTTGACAGACAAACAAGGCAGGATTGTATCTCTTGTAACTCGAAGTGATTTAAAGAAGAATAAAGAATTTCCAGATTCATCAAAGGATCAAAATAAACGATTACGAGTTGGAGCTGCAATTTCTACATTACCGGAATCTAGAGAAAGAGCTGCTGCACTTGCTGAGGCTGGAGTAGATGTGATAGTAATAGATTCTGCTCAAGGTAATTCAGAGTATCAGATTGAGATGATTCGATTTTTGAAAAATAGTTTTAAAGAGTTAGAGATCATTGGTGGGAATGTTGTAACCAAGAGTCAATGCAAAAGCCTTATAGATGCAGGTGCTGACGGACTTCGAGTAGGAATGGGACCAGGCTCGATATGTATTACACAAGATACTATGGCAGTGGGAAGAGCGCAAGCTACAGCAGTGTATATGACTGCAAGCTATGCGTCTCGTTTTGGAGTGCCTGTAATTGCAGATGGAGGAATTTCTAATATTGGAGACATTGCAAATGCTTTAGCAATAGGTGCTTCGACTTGTATGATGGGGTCTATGTTTGCAGGAACAAACGAAGCGCCGGGTGAATACTTTTATGAAAATGGGGTTCGTCTAAAAAAATATAGAGGTATGGCAAGTCTTGAAGCAATGCAGGCAGGTGGAGAGAAAAGATATTATAGCGAAAGCCCTAAGATAAAAGTAGCACAAGGCGTTAGTGGTGCAGTTGCAGATAAAGGCTCAGTGATTAATTTTGTTCCGTATTTAGTTCAAGGTTTAAAACTTTCACTTCAAGATATGGGGTATAGAAATATTTCAGATCTTCACAATGCGTTAAAAGATGGGAGTCTTAGATTTGAAAGAAGATCAGAGTCTGCTCAAATGCAAGGATCTGTTCATGGGCTTTATTCCTATGTAAACCCTGTCATGCGTGTTGAGTAA